Proteins from one Haloarchaeobius litoreus genomic window:
- a CDS encoding FlaD/FlaE family flagellar protein: protein MSLHAEKPYLRSLSQGTEGMEATMEWARYLGETFGTSGALNCLRYYERLGWISEDVCRSMTTYIRGLSLQEIHNKKYDEPATLEYPLETLSGTPFGTHARSLKYIASIAGDDLEEHLMLARLAERRVEKQIGDRTVRDEVVEAIGDD, encoded by the coding sequence ATGTCACTGCACGCCGAGAAACCGTACCTGCGCTCGCTCTCGCAGGGCACCGAGGGGATGGAGGCCACGATGGAGTGGGCTCGCTACCTCGGGGAGACGTTCGGCACCAGCGGTGCGCTGAACTGTCTGCGCTACTACGAGCGACTCGGCTGGATCTCCGAGGACGTCTGTCGCTCGATGACGACGTACATCCGGGGGCTCTCGCTCCAGGAGATCCACAACAAGAAGTACGACGAGCCGGCGACACTCGAGTACCCGCTGGAGACGCTCTCCGGGACGCCCTTCGGCACCCACGCACGGTCCCTGAAGTACATCGCGTCCATCGCGGGCGACGACCTCGAGGAGCACCTGATGCTCGCCCGGCTCGCCGAGCGCCGCGTGGAGAAACAGATCGGCGATCGGACGGTCCGCGACGAGGTCGTCGAGGCGATCGGCGACGACTGA
- a CDS encoding PadR family transcriptional regulator, translated as MRNNKDTSSVFSDLTAAATDDDSGEQYELTIGSAEKVDEKSVERELDEMLESVEDALPTDEAEFDEEIIKENLDEVLLMLISLRGETHGKELISDLTRLFGAQLSPGTVYPGLHKLEEDDVLHMHKKVRTKEYSIEDEREVRTSVERTMLQHLAFGYLLYSFLPRL; from the coding sequence ATGCGAAACAACAAGGATACCAGTTCGGTGTTCAGCGACCTCACGGCCGCTGCCACCGACGACGATAGTGGCGAGCAGTACGAGCTGACCATCGGGTCGGCCGAGAAGGTGGACGAAAAGTCCGTCGAGCGCGAGCTCGACGAGATGCTCGAATCCGTCGAGGACGCACTCCCGACCGACGAGGCGGAGTTCGACGAGGAGATCATCAAGGAGAACCTCGACGAGGTGCTCCTCATGCTCATCTCGCTGCGCGGCGAGACCCACGGCAAGGAGCTCATCTCCGACCTCACCCGCCTCTTCGGCGCACAGCTCAGCCCGGGCACGGTCTACCCCGGCCTGCACAAGCTGGAGGAGGACGACGTACTCCACATGCACAAGAAGGTCCGCACGAAGGAGTACTCCATCGAAGACGAGCGCGAGGTCCGCACGAGCGTCGAACGCACGATGCTCCAGCACCTCGCGTTCGGCTACCTGCTGTACTCCTTCCTCCCCCGACTCTAA
- a CDS encoding FlaD/FlaE family flagellar protein, with the protein MGLRDVLADFLSSEGPQSGASSETEDEDEEEETAPDPSFDVPLEDLDQEEQVENLEHRIDSMQEDLERSNSQIESIQSSQEEVAERVEDVNGTVRQLLGIYDQLTASANPFVEGGSRTQMDDDVDGFGLGGEPDGATGEMPPAEAVENEAETADPDGEADEPAADEDLADNEVVVEATEPGEEEAVSFDDLKAESSDDEQAVGDDGQQAVQSQREQEEDNADDTRLEVEPLSDEAAQMSDAAEESRSYERASRESRAGTAASRSDATLPTLADTYATDILVFEWLTDLVTSAGPAAALRAIAYYEEIGWISPEVKAYLEDTLSGPDLDMTVDPSRDPNELNAEDHAESYEYIMKLESIQQTMDDTGL; encoded by the coding sequence ATGGGGCTTCGAGACGTACTCGCTGACTTCCTCAGCTCGGAGGGACCCCAGAGCGGGGCCAGCTCCGAGACGGAGGACGAGGACGAGGAGGAGGAGACAGCACCCGACCCGAGCTTCGACGTCCCTCTCGAGGACCTCGACCAGGAAGAACAGGTCGAGAACCTCGAGCACCGCATCGACTCGATGCAGGAGGACCTGGAACGGAGCAACTCCCAGATCGAGTCGATCCAGAGCTCCCAGGAGGAGGTCGCCGAGCGCGTCGAGGACGTCAACGGGACGGTCCGACAGCTGCTCGGCATCTACGACCAGCTGACCGCCAGCGCGAACCCGTTCGTCGAGGGCGGCAGCCGGACCCAGATGGACGACGACGTCGATGGGTTCGGCCTCGGTGGCGAACCCGACGGCGCGACGGGCGAGATGCCGCCGGCCGAGGCGGTCGAGAACGAGGCCGAGACGGCCGACCCCGATGGCGAAGCTGACGAGCCAGCAGCCGACGAGGACCTCGCGGACAACGAGGTCGTCGTCGAGGCGACCGAGCCGGGCGAGGAGGAGGCCGTCTCCTTCGACGACCTGAAGGCGGAATCCAGCGACGACGAGCAGGCGGTCGGCGACGACGGCCAGCAGGCCGTCCAGAGCCAGCGAGAACAGGAGGAAGACAATGCAGACGACACCAGACTGGAGGTCGAACCACTCTCGGACGAGGCAGCACAGATGAGCGACGCAGCCGAGGAGTCGCGCTCGTACGAGCGGGCGTCGAGGGAGTCCCGCGCCGGGACAGCGGCGTCACGGTCGGACGCCACCCTCCCGACCCTCGCGGACACGTACGCGACGGACATCCTCGTGTTCGAGTGGCTGACCGACCTCGTGACCAGCGCGGGGCCGGCCGCGGCGCTCCGGGCCATCGCGTACTACGAGGAGATCGGGTGGATCTCGCCCGAGGTGAAGGCGTACCTCGAGGACACCCTCTCCGGCCCGGACCTCGACATGACCGTCGACCCGAGCCGCGACCCGAACGAGCTGAACGCCGAGGACCACGCAGAGAGCTACGAGTACATCATGAAACTGGAATCGATCCAGCAGACGATGGACGACACCGGACTGTAA
- a CDS encoding DUF7112 family protein, translating to MADRVSSDAVPTVRAKLAKHGATGRLKLELPADETDRFPVDEVVRVVLDGEQQFARIESSLTGEELLISGVFETPSAARNPGEGENHLTGWCEDNGRSAGGSVLVDVIEDGFQYGLRAPGGRAVYDALEQPDGSLASIASDLED from the coding sequence ATGGCTGATCGGGTTTCTTCTGACGCAGTGCCGACGGTACGGGCGAAGTTGGCGAAACACGGTGCGACCGGACGACTGAAGCTGGAGCTTCCGGCCGACGAGACCGACCGCTTCCCGGTCGACGAGGTCGTCCGGGTGGTGCTCGACGGCGAGCAGCAGTTCGCGCGCATCGAGTCGTCGCTGACGGGCGAGGAGTTACTCATCTCGGGCGTGTTCGAGACGCCGTCGGCGGCACGGAACCCCGGCGAGGGGGAGAACCACCTCACGGGCTGGTGCGAGGACAACGGCCGCAGCGCTGGCGGGTCGGTGCTGGTGGACGTCATCGAAGACGGGTTCCAGTACGGGTTGCGGGCCCCGGGAGGCCGTGCAGTGTACGACGCACTGGAGCAACCCGACGGGAGTCTCGCGTCTATCGCTTCTGACCTCGAAGATTAG
- the flaJ gene encoding archaellar assembly protein FlaJ — MSTANPSGDINARTMLSSVREAYRRMEMSVRRYVLLIVLPSLLFMVGSVAVVFVVGLPLTIGGPVILLGVFAVFAALVYPKAVQDRRRKQIRQRFHLFLTHITVLSMTNINRIEIFRTLAEEEEYQALAEEMGYLVALVDTWNQSLDDSARMRARQVNSPLLSDFLERLAYTVGGGQQISEFLIDEQDSIIQQYVIRYEADLNKLDVMKELYLSMMLSTAFVLVFAIVLPVLVGINPTVAVGGVIFMFVVVQAGFVYAIHAVSPYDPVWYIQETAGDYPLQRARPALVAGGVLSLVAFVVVGGILLGYLPVKSDVLPLPVMAAIPVTPLLIPGWLVRHEEKKVKERDSEFPSFIRALGAVESVKQTSTGNVLESLRRKDFGALTHNIDNLYKRLAMRVDSSRSWSLFAAETGSYLIQKFGDMYVEGRRMGGDPKMLGQVISRNQSEVLKLREQRQQATTTLIGVLYGLTAASVFSFFVGLEVVEMLMSIVSDMDLQASQMSFLLSTEQYDVQTIEYLLILTIVFNAMLSSIMVRVADRGHILSGYVHFVALTWTGALTAVITKIAVDALISV; from the coding sequence ATGTCGACCGCGAACCCCTCGGGCGACATCAACGCCCGCACGATGCTCTCCTCGGTCCGGGAGGCGTACCGCCGCATGGAGATGTCGGTTCGTCGGTACGTGCTGCTCATCGTGCTCCCGTCCCTCCTGTTCATGGTCGGGAGCGTCGCCGTCGTCTTCGTCGTCGGGCTCCCGCTGACCATCGGCGGCCCGGTGATACTGCTCGGCGTGTTCGCGGTGTTCGCCGCGCTGGTCTACCCGAAGGCGGTGCAGGACAGACGGCGCAAGCAGATCCGCCAGCGCTTCCACCTGTTCCTGACCCACATCACCGTCCTCTCGATGACGAACATCAACCGCATCGAGATCTTCCGCACCCTCGCCGAGGAGGAGGAGTACCAGGCGCTCGCCGAGGAGATGGGCTACCTCGTCGCGCTGGTGGACACGTGGAACCAGAGCCTCGACGACAGCGCCCGGATGCGGGCGCGGCAGGTGAACTCCCCCCTCCTCTCGGACTTCCTCGAACGCCTCGCCTACACCGTCGGTGGCGGCCAGCAGATCAGCGAGTTCCTCATCGACGAGCAGGACTCCATCATCCAGCAGTACGTCATCCGCTACGAGGCGGACCTGAACAAGCTCGACGTGATGAAGGAGCTCTACCTGTCGATGATGCTGTCGACGGCGTTCGTGCTGGTGTTCGCCATCGTCCTGCCCGTGCTCGTCGGCATCAACCCGACGGTCGCGGTCGGCGGCGTCATCTTCATGTTCGTCGTCGTGCAGGCGGGGTTCGTCTACGCCATCCACGCCGTGTCGCCCTACGACCCGGTGTGGTACATCCAGGAGACGGCGGGCGACTACCCGCTCCAGCGGGCCCGGCCGGCGCTCGTCGCGGGCGGCGTGCTCTCGCTCGTCGCGTTCGTCGTCGTCGGCGGGATACTGCTCGGCTATCTCCCGGTCAAGAGCGACGTGCTGCCGCTGCCGGTCATGGCGGCCATCCCGGTGACGCCGCTGCTCATCCCCGGCTGGCTCGTCCGCCACGAGGAGAAGAAGGTCAAAGAGCGCGACAGCGAGTTCCCCAGCTTCATCCGCGCACTGGGTGCCGTCGAGTCCGTCAAGCAGACCTCGACGGGCAACGTGCTGGAGTCGCTCCGGCGCAAGGACTTCGGCGCGCTCACGCACAACATCGACAACCTGTACAAGCGCCTCGCCATGCGGGTCGACTCCTCGCGGTCCTGGTCGCTGTTCGCGGCCGAGACCGGCTCCTACCTCATCCAGAAGTTCGGCGACATGTACGTCGAGGGCCGCCGGATGGGTGGCGACCCGAAGATGCTCGGGCAGGTCATCTCGCGCAACCAGAGCGAGGTCCTCAAGCTGCGCGAGCAGCGCCAGCAGGCGACGACGACGCTCATCGGCGTGCTGTACGGGCTGACCGCCGCGTCGGTGTTCTCCTTCTTCGTCGGGCTGGAGGTCGTCGAGATGCTGATGAGCATCGTCAGCGACATGGACCTGCAGGCCAGCCAGATGAGCTTCCTGCTGTCCACCGAGCAGTACGACGTCCAGACCATCGAGTACCTGCTCATCCTCACCATCGTCTTCAACGCGATGCTCTCGTCCATCATGGTCCGGGTCGCCGACCGCGGCCACATCCTCTCGGGCTACGTCCACTTCGTCGCGCTGACGTGGACGGGCGCGCTGACCGCCGTCATCACGAAGATCGCGGTCGACGCCCTCATCTCGGTGTGA
- a CDS encoding calcium/sodium antiporter, producing MAGTLVQLGIVAATVVGLGLGARLLVDAAVRLARDFGLSDLTIGLTIVAAGTSTPELAVTADAALKGLGDLAVGNVFGSNIYNLAFVLGVVALIRVVPVEGGLVRRDGLMLLASTLLGGFVVLDQLVTRLEGAVLVAVFVAYTAYLLHSRSDESSPDPGEPVVRDITARFEFPGRDPLLLVVGLGIVLVSGDALVGAASALARDAGVSEWVIGGTIVAAGTSTPEFAVSLVALRRGSLGVSVGNVVGSNVFNLAVVMGVGALVRPLSVGPAALGTFGWLLAVTLVMVAALWTGRVLSRLEGVLFTASELVRWALGLLG from the coding sequence ATGGCAGGCACACTCGTCCAGCTGGGCATCGTCGCCGCGACCGTCGTCGGACTCGGGCTCGGCGCACGACTGCTCGTCGACGCGGCGGTCCGGCTGGCGCGCGACTTCGGGCTCTCCGATCTCACCATCGGCCTGACCATCGTCGCGGCGGGGACGTCGACGCCCGAACTCGCCGTGACGGCCGACGCCGCGCTCAAGGGTCTCGGCGACCTCGCCGTCGGGAACGTCTTCGGGTCGAACATCTACAACCTCGCGTTCGTCCTCGGCGTCGTCGCCCTGATCCGCGTGGTCCCCGTCGAGGGTGGACTCGTCCGACGCGATGGCCTGATGCTGCTCGCGAGCACGCTCCTGGGCGGATTCGTCGTGCTCGACCAGCTGGTCACCCGCCTCGAAGGCGCGGTGCTCGTCGCGGTGTTCGTCGCCTACACGGCCTACCTGCTGCACAGTCGGAGCGACGAGAGCTCGCCGGACCCCGGGGAACCCGTCGTCCGCGACATCACGGCCAGATTCGAGTTCCCCGGACGTGACCCGCTCCTGCTCGTCGTCGGGCTCGGTATCGTCCTCGTGAGCGGCGACGCGCTGGTCGGCGCGGCGTCGGCGCTGGCACGCGACGCCGGCGTCTCCGAGTGGGTCATCGGCGGGACGATCGTCGCGGCGGGCACGTCGACGCCCGAGTTCGCCGTCTCGCTCGTCGCCCTCAGGCGCGGGAGCCTCGGCGTCTCGGTCGGCAACGTCGTCGGGAGCAACGTGTTCAACCTCGCCGTCGTGATGGGCGTGGGCGCGCTCGTGCGACCGCTGTCGGTGGGCCCGGCCGCGCTGGGGACGTTCGGCTGGCTGCTCGCCGTCACGTTGGTCATGGTCGCCGCGCTGTGGACCGGTCGCGTGCTCTCCCGGCTGGAGGGTGTCCTGTTCACGGCGTCCGAACTCGTCAGGTGGGCGCTGGGCCTGCTCGGCTGA
- a CDS encoding flagellin codes for MGFSTSGSAAILFVGLLVCLSTIYPVMETANERVTEAGEARDDRALAQANTAMNVTSVGYNASTDTLVVNVTNTGSTTLSVDGTDLLLDGTYVAGATTRVEDDSGRTIWVPGEQLQFEVTGVTAEPGRVKLVTENGIAETEVL; via the coding sequence ATGGGATTCAGCACGAGTGGCTCGGCCGCCATCCTGTTCGTCGGTTTGCTCGTCTGCCTGAGCACCATCTACCCCGTGATGGAGACCGCGAACGAACGGGTGACGGAGGCGGGCGAGGCTCGCGACGACCGCGCGCTCGCCCAGGCGAACACCGCGATGAACGTGACGTCCGTCGGCTACAACGCGTCGACCGACACGCTCGTCGTGAACGTCACCAACACGGGCTCGACGACGCTGTCGGTCGACGGCACCGACCTGCTGCTGGACGGGACCTACGTGGCCGGTGCGACGACCCGCGTCGAGGACGACTCCGGGAGGACGATCTGGGTACCGGGCGAACAGCTCCAGTTCGAGGTGACCGGCGTCACGGCCGAACCGGGGCGGGTCAAGCTCGTGACCGAGAACGGCATCGCCGAGACGGAGGTGCTGTGA
- a CDS encoding ATPase domain-containing protein yields MNDYYSLGLTDSDRVNHAFGGGIPEGSVVLVEGVDGAGKSVMSQRMAYGIASEDAYVSYISTELNAGEFITQMHSLSYDVVDHLLSGQLLFLNADVDTHRNGSQRELLARLTEPSLLWQGDVVVVDAFSAFLRNDPRYDAITGVGDEDHAMESVLTFFESMTRKGKTVILTADPEAVTERGLMPIRSVADVFLQIETETVGKDIRRTARVRRFANMQQPVDDGIGFNVQQGRGITIVNRTVA; encoded by the coding sequence ATGAACGACTACTACTCGCTCGGCCTGACCGACTCGGACCGCGTCAACCACGCCTTCGGGGGCGGCATCCCCGAGGGGAGCGTCGTCCTCGTCGAGGGCGTCGACGGCGCGGGCAAGTCGGTCATGAGCCAGCGCATGGCCTACGGTATCGCCAGCGAGGACGCCTACGTCTCGTACATCTCGACGGAGCTGAACGCGGGCGAGTTCATCACCCAGATGCACTCGCTGTCGTACGACGTGGTCGACCACCTGCTCTCCGGGCAGCTGCTGTTCCTCAACGCGGACGTCGACACGCACCGGAACGGCTCACAGCGCGAGCTGCTCGCGCGGCTCACCGAGCCGAGCCTGCTCTGGCAGGGCGACGTGGTCGTCGTCGACGCCTTCAGCGCGTTCCTCCGGAACGACCCGCGGTACGACGCCATCACCGGCGTCGGCGACGAGGACCACGCCATGGAGTCCGTGCTGACGTTCTTCGAGAGCATGACCCGCAAGGGGAAGACGGTCATCCTGACCGCGGACCCCGAGGCGGTCACGGAGCGCGGGCTGATGCCCATCCGGAGCGTCGCGGACGTGTTCCTCCAGATCGAGACGGAGACGGTCGGGAAGGACATCAGACGGACCGCCCGCGTCCGGCGGTTCGCGAACATGCAACAGCCGGTCGACGACGGCATCGGCTTCAACGTCCAGCAGGGGCGAGGAATCACCATCGTGAACCGGACGGTGGCCTGA
- a CDS encoding DUF5518 domain-containing protein, which translates to MTQSLHRSRQDVWTYALVGALVAALLVVANNLYTGLETELSLNGVLVGGFVAGFLAARASVDAAGAAVRAGLLGGSPALAWFLPPLVDFVTTSGGTWWYSLLQAGMVVVFVVTHLVFTALIGLLGGVVGRWLYRFGATR; encoded by the coding sequence ATGACACAGTCCCTCCACCGCAGCCGACAGGACGTCTGGACGTACGCCCTCGTCGGCGCCCTCGTCGCCGCACTGCTGGTCGTCGCCAACAACCTGTACACCGGGCTCGAGACCGAGCTCTCGCTGAACGGCGTGCTGGTCGGTGGCTTCGTCGCCGGCTTCCTGGCCGCCCGGGCCTCGGTCGACGCTGCCGGTGCCGCCGTGCGTGCGGGCCTGCTCGGTGGCTCCCCGGCACTCGCCTGGTTCCTCCCGCCACTCGTCGACTTCGTGACCACCAGCGGCGGCACGTGGTGGTACTCCCTCCTCCAGGCCGGCATGGTGGTGGTGTTCGTCGTGACCCACCTCGTCTTCACGGCCCTCATCGGACTGCTCGGCGGCGTGGTCGGTCGCTGGCTATACAGGTTCGGGGCGACGCGCTGA
- a CDS encoding archaellin/type IV pilin N-terminal domain-containing protein has protein sequence MNVTEPQDEDRGQVGIGTLIIFIAMVLVAAVAAGVLINTAGMLEAKASDTSTDAQSQVSNHIVAVSATGEVNANGTGVDKVNITLMQAAGAGDIDLSKASFEWVSDSAAVTLSSDDSAITLVNMSGDSNTTLNDRSDRIRVSINVTDPQVEGTYLAEGEQAMLQIVDQSGAKTLYGVNVPQSISDEEYVVV, from the coding sequence ATGAACGTAACGGAACCACAAGATGAAGACCGCGGGCAGGTCGGCATCGGGACCTTGATCATCTTTATCGCGATGGTCCTGGTCGCGGCTGTCGCAGCTGGCGTGCTCATCAACACGGCAGGCATGCTGGAAGCGAAGGCGTCGGACACGAGTACCGACGCACAGTCACAGGTCTCTAATCACATCGTCGCTGTCAGCGCGACCGGCGAGGTGAACGCCAACGGCACCGGCGTCGACAAGGTAAACATCACCTTGATGCAGGCAGCCGGTGCCGGCGATATCGACCTGAGCAAGGCGTCGTTCGAGTGGGTCTCGGACTCGGCAGCAGTCACGCTGTCGTCCGACGACTCAGCGATCACGCTCGTCAACATGAGCGGCGATTCGAACACGACGCTGAACGACCGATCCGACCGCATCCGCGTCTCCATCAACGTCACCGATCCGCAAGTCGAAGGAACGTACCTCGCAGAAGGCGAACAGGCGATGCTCCAGATCGTCGACCAGTCGGGCGCGAAGACGCTCTACGGCGTCAACGTCCCGCAGTCGATATCCGACGAGGAGTACGTCGTCGTCTGA
- a CDS encoding DUF7500 family protein: MNERTKHTDERADGILSPEELTPDEDRCKDLGDGRFVVSASDGPSAGSHGGQARLPDVDPARAGLATDGSGGPPRAAVSADALANTDERYGVDIAVKTDDGVAHQEIRSNDVREVFTSLLTWYADELDDELEAEETLRILLDASPLEV, encoded by the coding sequence ATGAACGAACGCACGAAGCACACGGACGAACGCGCCGACGGCATCCTCTCGCCAGAGGAGCTGACCCCCGACGAGGACCGCTGCAAGGACCTCGGCGACGGTCGGTTCGTCGTCTCGGCGAGCGATGGTCCGTCTGCGGGATCGCACGGCGGTCAGGCCCGACTTCCGGACGTCGACCCGGCACGTGCCGGGCTGGCGACCGACGGGTCCGGTGGCCCACCGCGGGCCGCCGTGTCCGCCGACGCGCTAGCGAACACGGACGAGCGGTACGGCGTCGACATCGCGGTGAAGACCGACGACGGCGTCGCCCATCAGGAGATCCGCTCGAACGACGTGCGCGAGGTGTTCACGTCGCTGCTGACGTGGTACGCCGACGAGCTCGACGACGAGCTGGAGGCCGAGGAGACGCTCCGGATACTGCTGGACGCGTCACCGCTGGAAGTATAG
- a CDS encoding flagellar protein G, protein MASTSVSSMILFIAAMLVAASVAGTLVTSVGDVSGSIDARSADAAQTIDTEIDVISDPGSDAVYDESSTTVTLLVKNTGNGRLSADPSKPDVLVDGQYITASDRSLTVVSGSEWRSGDVVRLELNVDLDPGEHRVVVIINGDREVFEFYV, encoded by the coding sequence ATGGCGAGTACTTCGGTGTCGAGCATGATCCTGTTCATCGCGGCGATGCTCGTCGCGGCGAGCGTCGCCGGGACACTCGTCACGAGCGTCGGCGACGTGAGCGGCTCCATCGACGCCAGGAGCGCGGACGCCGCCCAGACCATCGACACGGAGATCGACGTCATCTCCGACCCCGGGAGCGACGCGGTGTACGACGAGAGCTCGACCACGGTGACGCTGCTCGTCAAGAACACCGGCAACGGGCGGCTCTCGGCCGACCCGTCCAAACCAGACGTGCTCGTCGACGGCCAGTACATCACCGCGAGCGACCGGTCGCTGACCGTCGTCAGCGGCTCGGAGTGGAGGTCGGGCGACGTGGTCCGGCTGGAGCTGAACGTCGACCTCGACCCCGGTGAGCACCGGGTCGTCGTCATCATCAACGGCGACCGGGAGGTGTTCGAGTTCTACGTATGA
- a CDS encoding 30S ribosomal protein S6e yields the protein MASFNVVVADPDSGASYQLEAEEQDANRFMGKGLGEEVDGSAVGLDGYTLELTGGSDEAGRPMREDIEGPNVEEVLMREQGVGYNPSRPGERKRLTLRGRQVSDETSQINAKIVGRGDESVESLLGLVEENADEDADEDDEE from the coding sequence ATGGCGAGTTTCAACGTCGTCGTTGCGGACCCGGACTCGGGCGCATCGTACCAGCTCGAGGCGGAGGAACAGGACGCGAACCGATTCATGGGCAAGGGGCTCGGCGAGGAAGTCGACGGGAGCGCCGTCGGCCTCGACGGCTACACGCTCGAACTCACCGGCGGCTCGGACGAGGCCGGGCGGCCGATGCGCGAGGACATCGAGGGCCCGAACGTCGAGGAGGTCCTGATGCGCGAACAGGGCGTCGGGTACAACCCGTCCCGTCCCGGCGAGCGCAAGCGGCTGACCCTCCGTGGTCGCCAGGTCTCCGACGAGACGAGCCAGATCAACGCGAAGATCGTCGGTCGCGGCGACGAGTCCGTCGAGTCCCTCCTCGGTCTGGTCGAGGAGAACGCCGACGAGGACGCCGACGAGGACGACGAAGAGTAA
- a CDS encoding type II/IV secretion system ATPase subunit — MAEYGTSRMTTELREASEEHGHLADHLAEFSAEFSEYPTLVPDPGDYESDRPNVCYQVTDDIFIHVFGDLGIDTTYYCIEPQLDEEQNEVYAQVRQRILDRSVTRPAPSDDDEFEEHIDTLLSEVVSVGGAISSSVGGLLGGSITVDPDTYESLRYHLQRDIVGLGPLDPVMEDTQNEDIHVIGPHQCYTDHGTYGMVETNVDFGTLESFQNWIRNMGERMDTPVSDSHPIIDSTLPDGSRINIIYSDDVSVQGPSLTIRQGEEIPLSIFQITKWGTLSPELGAYLWLCLENEQTVFVVGETASGKTTTLNASLSFIPNDSKIYTAEDTAEVKPPQETWQQLLTREGSGDGDSDVDMFDLVAAALRSRPDYIIVGEVRGAEGQMAFQAAQTGHPVMLTFHASDIVSMIQRFTGAPINVPETFMDNCDVALFQNRVKQGDKVLRRVTSVQEIEGYSDYEDGVITRQAFNWDPREDEVEFTGRNNSYVLEEQIATLLGYTDTRLIYDELDKRAELIRRAIDAEILGYHEVNDFIADYQRDGMEGIPIDTGGLGGTI; from the coding sequence ATGGCGGAGTACGGCACCTCTCGTATGACGACGGAGCTCCGCGAGGCGAGCGAGGAGCACGGCCACCTCGCCGACCACCTCGCGGAGTTCAGCGCGGAGTTCAGCGAGTACCCGACGCTCGTGCCCGACCCGGGCGACTACGAGTCCGACCGCCCGAACGTCTGCTACCAGGTCACCGACGACATCTTCATCCACGTCTTCGGCGACCTGGGTATCGACACGACGTACTACTGCATCGAGCCGCAGCTCGACGAGGAGCAGAACGAGGTGTACGCGCAGGTCCGCCAGCGCATCCTCGACCGCTCGGTCACCCGGCCCGCGCCCTCGGACGACGACGAGTTCGAGGAGCACATCGACACGCTGCTGAGCGAGGTCGTCAGCGTCGGTGGAGCCATCAGCTCCTCCGTCGGCGGGCTACTGGGCGGCTCCATCACGGTCGACCCGGACACGTACGAGTCGCTGCGCTACCACCTGCAGCGCGACATCGTCGGCCTCGGCCCCCTCGACCCGGTGATGGAGGACACGCAGAACGAGGACATCCACGTCATCGGCCCGCACCAGTGCTACACCGACCACGGCACGTACGGGATGGTCGAGACGAACGTCGACTTCGGCACCCTCGAGTCGTTCCAGAACTGGATCCGCAACATGGGCGAGCGGATGGACACGCCCGTCAGCGACTCCCACCCCATCATCGACTCGACGCTGCCCGACGGCTCGCGTATCAACATCATCTACTCCGACGACGTCTCCGTGCAGGGGCCGTCGCTGACCATCCGCCAGGGCGAGGAGATCCCGCTCTCCATCTTCCAGATCACGAAGTGGGGGACGCTGAGTCCGGAGCTCGGCGCGTACCTCTGGCTCTGCCTGGAGAACGAGCAGACGGTGTTCGTCGTCGGCGAGACGGCGTCCGGGAAGACGACGACGCTCAACGCCTCGCTGTCGTTCATTCCGAACGACTCGAAGATATACACCGCCGAGGACACCGCCGAGGTCAAGCCGCCACAGGAGACGTGGCAGCAACTGCTCACCCGGGAGGGCTCGGGCGACGGCGACTCGGACGTCGACATGTTCGACCTCGTCGCGGCCGCGCTGCGTTCGCGTCCCGACTACATCATCGTCGGTGAGGTGCGTGGCGCGGAGGGCCAGATGGCGTTCCAGGCCGCCCAGACCGGCCACCCGGTGATGCTCACGTTCCACGCGAGCGACATCGTCTCGATGATCCAGCGCTTCACCGGCGCACCCATCAACGTCCCCGAGACGTTCATGGACAACTGCGACGTGGCGCTGTTCCAGAACCGCGTCAAGCAGGGCGACAAGGTGCTTCGACGGGTCACCTCGGTCCAGGAGATCGAGGGCTACTCAGACTACGAGGACGGCGTCATCACCCGACAGGCGTTCAACTGGGACCCCCGCGAGGACGAGGTCGAGTTCACCGGGCGGAACAACTCCTACGTGCTGGAGGAGCAGATCGCGACGCTGCTCGGCTACACCGACACCCGGCTCATCTACGACGAGCTGGACAAGCGCGCCGAGCTCATCCGCCGGGCCATCGACGCAGAGATCCTCGGCTACCACGAGGTCAACGACTTCATCGCCGACTACCAGCGCGACGGCATGGAGGGTATCCCGATAGACACCGGGGGGCTCGGCGGGACCATCTGA